A region of Pseudomonas marginalis DNA encodes the following proteins:
- a CDS encoding GNAT family N-acetyltransferase, whose product MDTPDILVLQASYTNPVHAEAIAKVLNHYAEDPMGGGHSLPADLLEQLPAELAKRPHAFSVLAFVGGEPAGLVNCFEGFSTFACRPLVNVHDVVVMNEFRGLGLSQKMLLKVEDIARQRGCCKITLEVLEGNAVAQSAYRKFGFDDAKFDPAHGRMLFWNKPL is encoded by the coding sequence ATGGACACCCCAGATATCCTGGTGCTGCAAGCCAGCTACACCAATCCTGTACATGCCGAAGCCATTGCCAAGGTGCTTAACCATTACGCAGAAGACCCCATGGGCGGCGGCCATAGCCTGCCCGCTGATCTACTGGAGCAACTGCCGGCCGAGTTGGCCAAACGCCCCCATGCGTTCAGTGTGCTGGCGTTTGTTGGCGGTGAGCCGGCGGGGCTGGTGAATTGCTTTGAAGGGTTTTCCACCTTTGCCTGCCGCCCCTTGGTCAACGTGCACGACGTGGTGGTGATGAATGAGTTTCGCGGCTTGGGGCTGAGCCAGAAAATGCTGCTGAAGGTCGAGGACATCGCCCGCCAGCGTGGTTGCTGCAAGATCACCCTGGAGGTGCTGGAAGGTAATGCCGTCGCCCAGTCGGCGTATCGCAAGTTTGGTTTTGATGATGCGAAGTTTGATCCCGCCCATGGACGCATGTTGTTCTGGAACAAGCCGCTTTAA
- a CDS encoding DUF6026 family protein translates to MSTAQMTRPPQTLYVTLRRDELRQLKDERDQLQLEVMRLRAHIIQAQLDQPSGAQPALC, encoded by the coding sequence ATGAGCACAGCACAGATGACCCGTCCTCCACAGACCCTCTACGTCACACTCCGTCGCGATGAATTGCGCCAGTTGAAAGACGAACGCGATCAGTTGCAGCTTGAGGTCATGCGCCTGCGTGCCCATATCATTCAAGCCCAGCTGGACCAGCCTTCCGGTGCGCAGCCCGCGCTCTGCTGA
- a CDS encoding nuclear transport factor 2 family protein has product MSQPELAPAIAAYIAATNTRDTSVIAQCFADDANVFDEGQHQVGTAAIARWMEDTGRRYQPRVEVLKVQHRTGKVLVSNVVSGNFPGSPLELRYTFRLDAQGKISRLDISL; this is encoded by the coding sequence ATGTCCCAGCCTGAATTGGCCCCCGCCATCGCCGCCTATATCGCGGCGACCAATACCCGCGACACCTCGGTCATTGCCCAGTGTTTTGCCGACGATGCCAATGTGTTCGATGAAGGCCAGCACCAGGTGGGCACCGCCGCCATTGCACGCTGGATGGAAGACACCGGGCGCCGCTACCAGCCGCGTGTCGAGGTGCTCAAGGTGCAGCACCGTACCGGCAAGGTGCTGGTCAGCAATGTGGTCTCCGGCAATTTTCCCGGCAGTCCGCTGGAGTTGCGCTACACCTTTCGCCTGGACGCGCAGGGCAAGATTTCACGGCTGGACATCTCCCTGTAG
- a CDS encoding phosphoethanolamine transferase CptA: MAMFERSSKSAKGFDWAGLGWLFVFFWYFSGITQLLIQLSGTSGFSGFRQAFFMSAIWLAPLLVFPRRTRLLAALIGVVLWACSMASLGYFFIYQQEFSQSVIFIMFESNISEAGEYATQYFAWWIVLAFIAHTAVAIFLWTRVRPVYLPRGQALVAATAILVAIIGYPLVKQIARSDTLDDAIDRFESRIEPAVPWQMIVAYRRYTEQLDNMQGMLDSASQIPPLTNLKDTMAGQPSTLVLVIGESTNRQRMSLYGYPRNTTPELDKLRDQLAVFDNVITPRPYTIEALQQVLTFADEENPDLYLKTPSIVSVMKQAGYKTYWITNQQTMTKRNTMLTTFSEQADEQVYLNNNRNQNARQYDGDVLEPFSKALADPAERKFIVVHLLGTHMSYQYRYPPTFDKFTDRQGVPAGISDDQLPTYNSYDNAVLYNDFVVSSLIKDYAKTDPNGFLLYLSDHGEDVFDSAGHATLGRNEGKPTAPMYTIPFMAYASPKWRETHDWKFAGDLQRPYSSSQLIHTWADLAGLSFNELDRSKSVVSDSFTPRPLMIGNPYMRPQKALIDFSLIKPKKVNPTDVVLQEPPAL, from the coding sequence ATGGCGATGTTCGAACGCAGCAGCAAGTCTGCGAAAGGCTTTGATTGGGCCGGTCTTGGCTGGCTATTCGTGTTTTTCTGGTACTTCTCCGGCATTACCCAACTGCTGATCCAACTCAGCGGCACTTCCGGCTTCAGTGGTTTTCGCCAAGCCTTCTTCATGAGCGCGATATGGCTCGCGCCCCTGCTGGTATTCCCTCGCCGTACGCGCTTGCTTGCTGCCCTGATCGGCGTGGTGCTGTGGGCCTGTTCCATGGCCAGCCTGGGTTATTTCTTCATCTACCAGCAGGAATTTTCCCAAAGCGTCATCTTCATCATGTTCGAGTCGAACATCTCCGAAGCCGGCGAGTACGCCACACAATACTTCGCCTGGTGGATCGTGCTGGCGTTCATTGCCCACACCGCCGTGGCTATTTTCCTGTGGACCCGGGTACGCCCGGTATACTTGCCGCGCGGCCAGGCCCTGGTGGCGGCAACGGCGATCCTGGTGGCGATCATCGGTTACCCGCTGGTCAAGCAGATAGCCCGCAGCGACACCCTGGACGACGCCATCGACCGCTTCGAGTCGCGCATCGAACCGGCCGTGCCCTGGCAGATGATCGTTGCCTACCGCCGCTACACCGAACAACTGGACAACATGCAAGGCATGCTCGACAGCGCCAGCCAGATCCCCCCCTTGACCAACCTCAAGGACACCATGGCCGGCCAGCCTTCGACCCTGGTGCTGGTGATCGGCGAGTCCACCAATCGTCAACGCATGAGTCTCTACGGCTATCCGCGCAACACCACGCCGGAACTGGACAAGCTGCGCGACCAGCTGGCTGTATTCGACAACGTCATCACCCCGCGCCCCTATACCATCGAAGCGCTGCAACAGGTACTGACGTTCGCCGATGAGGAGAACCCCGATCTCTACCTCAAGACACCGTCGATCGTCAGCGTGATGAAACAGGCCGGCTACAAGACCTACTGGATCACCAACCAGCAGACCATGACCAAGCGCAACACCATGCTCACGACCTTTTCCGAACAGGCCGACGAGCAGGTGTACCTGAACAACAATCGCAACCAGAACGCCCGCCAATACGACGGCGATGTCCTGGAGCCATTCTCCAAGGCCCTGGCCGACCCGGCCGAGCGCAAGTTCATCGTGGTGCACCTGCTCGGCACCCACATGAGCTACCAGTACCGCTATCCACCGACCTTCGACAAATTCACCGACCGCCAGGGCGTACCTGCCGGGATCAGTGACGATCAACTGCCCACCTACAACAGCTACGACAACGCGGTGCTGTACAACGATTTCGTGGTGTCGAGCCTGATCAAGGACTACGCCAAGACCGATCCCAACGGCTTCCTGTTGTACCTGTCGGACCACGGCGAAGACGTATTCGATTCCGCCGGCCACGCCACCCTGGGGCGTAACGAAGGCAAGCCGACGGCGCCGATGTACACCATTCCGTTCATGGCCTATGCCTCGCCGAAATGGCGCGAAACCCACGACTGGAAGTTTGCCGGCGACTTGCAACGCCCTTACAGCAGCTCGCAATTGATCCACACCTGGGCCGACCTCGCCGGGCTGAGTTTCAACGAACTGGACCGCAGCAAGAGCGTCGTGAGCGACAGCTTCACGCCGCGCCCGCTGATGATCGGCAACCCCTACATGCGCCCGCAAAAGGCCTTGATTGACTTCAGCCTGATCAAGCCCAAGAAGGTTAATCCGACCGATGTGGTCCTGCAGGAACCGCCGGCCTTGTAA
- the gnd gene encoding phosphogluconate dehydrogenase (NAD(+)-dependent, decarboxylating): MNYVTHLFSSWEHQHMQLGIIGLGRMGGNIARRLMLNGHTTVVYDRNEAFVKGLSEEGATGVADLKALVAGLQKPRAVWVMLPAGDPTENTINELSELLEDGDVIIDGGNTNYKDDVRRGKALAQKGLHYVDVGTSGGVWGLERGYCMMIGGDTETVQRLDPIFASLAPGLGNIPRTKDRSASADKRAEQGYIHAGPAGSGHFVKMIHNGIEYGMMQAFAEGFDILKTKNSENLPEDQRFDLNVADIAEVWRRGSVVSSWLLDLTADALATDPKLDGYSGSVADSGEGRWTIEAAMEQAVPVPVLSTSLFARFRSRQQSTYGDKMLSAMRFGFGGHVETSKK; this comes from the coding sequence ATAAACTATGTCACACATTTATTCAGTAGTTGGGAGCATCAGCACATGCAACTGGGGATTATCGGACTAGGCCGCATGGGCGGGAATATTGCACGGCGCCTGATGCTCAATGGGCATACCACCGTTGTTTACGACCGTAACGAAGCATTTGTCAAAGGTTTGAGCGAAGAGGGCGCCACCGGCGTTGCCGACCTGAAGGCCCTGGTGGCCGGGCTGCAGAAACCCCGTGCCGTCTGGGTGATGTTGCCGGCAGGCGACCCCACCGAAAACACCATCAATGAACTCAGTGAGCTGCTGGAAGACGGTGACGTGATCATCGACGGCGGCAACACCAACTATAAGGATGACGTGCGTCGCGGCAAGGCCCTGGCGCAAAAGGGCCTGCACTATGTCGATGTCGGTACCTCCGGCGGGGTCTGGGGCCTGGAGCGTGGCTACTGCATGATGATCGGCGGCGACACCGAGACGGTGCAGCGCCTCGACCCGATCTTCGCCAGCCTGGCACCGGGCCTGGGCAACATCCCGCGCACCAAGGACCGTTCCGCGTCGGCTGACAAGCGTGCCGAGCAGGGCTACATCCACGCCGGCCCGGCGGGTTCCGGGCATTTCGTCAAGATGATCCACAACGGCATCGAGTACGGGATGATGCAGGCGTTTGCCGAAGGTTTTGACATCCTCAAGACCAAGAACTCGGAAAACCTGCCCGAAGACCAGCGCTTCGACCTCAACGTTGCCGATATCGCCGAAGTCTGGCGCCGTGGCAGCGTGGTCTCGTCCTGGTTGCTGGACCTGACTGCCGACGCCCTGGCCACCGACCCCAAGCTGGACGGTTACTCCGGTTCCGTGGCCGACAGCGGCGAAGGCCGCTGGACCATCGAAGCCGCCATGGAACAAGCCGTGCCGGTGCCGGTACTGTCCACGTCGTTGTTCGCGCGGTTCCGCTCGCGCCAGCAGAGCACCTACGGTGACAAGATGCTGTCTGCCATGCGCTTTGGCTTTGGCGGCCACGTGGAGACTTCCAAAAAATGA
- the zapE gene encoding cell division protein ZapE: protein MTFDSPLAAYQHAITQQGFVADDAQRRAVDALQACHAALHQGRSPVTGVYLWGPVGRGKTWLMDQFYQSLRVPARRQHFHHFMGWVHQRLFQLTGTHDPLQALARELSREVRVLCFDELFVSDIGDAIILGRLFQVMFEEGVVMVCTSNQPPAQLYADGFNRERFLPGIAAIERHMHVVAVDGGEDHRLHPGVGRQRYWVNQPDALANVFAQLAEGQTVSLGPVTVGHRSIVCVQASDSVLWCRYADLCEQPLAAMDFILLCDRFKAILLGEVPNLSAQQRPGRIARGTEDGVERVVAGDRELPQLSVHDDSVRRFIALVDECYDRKVPLFIDAQVPLERLYTNGYLAFPFRRTLSRLQEMQLQRFN from the coding sequence ATGACTTTCGACTCGCCCCTCGCTGCTTACCAACACGCCATTACCCAACAGGGTTTCGTTGCCGACGACGCCCAGCGCCGGGCGGTGGATGCCCTGCAAGCCTGCCATGCAGCCCTGCATCAGGGCCGTTCGCCCGTGACTGGCGTTTACCTGTGGGGGCCGGTGGGCCGCGGCAAGACCTGGTTGATGGATCAGTTCTACCAAAGCCTGCGGGTGCCCGCACGGCGTCAGCATTTTCATCACTTCATGGGCTGGGTGCATCAGCGTCTGTTCCAGCTCACCGGCACCCATGACCCGTTGCAGGCCCTGGCGCGGGAGCTGAGCCGGGAGGTGCGGGTGTTGTGTTTCGACGAGCTGTTCGTCAGTGACATCGGTGACGCGATCATCCTCGGCCGGCTGTTCCAGGTCATGTTCGAGGAAGGTGTGGTGATGGTCTGCACCTCCAATCAACCACCGGCCCAGCTGTATGCCGATGGCTTCAATCGGGAGCGCTTCCTGCCGGGCATTGCGGCGATTGAGCGGCATATGCACGTGGTGGCGGTCGACGGTGGCGAGGATCATCGCTTGCATCCAGGTGTGGGCCGGCAGCGCTATTGGGTGAACCAGCCCGATGCGCTGGCGAACGTGTTCGCACAATTGGCCGAAGGCCAGACGGTGAGTCTTGGTCCGGTCACCGTCGGCCATCGTTCCATCGTGTGCGTGCAGGCCAGTGACAGCGTGCTGTGGTGCCGCTATGCCGACCTCTGCGAACAACCCCTGGCGGCAATGGATTTCATCCTGCTGTGCGACCGCTTCAAGGCGATCCTGCTGGGGGAGGTGCCCAACCTGAGTGCGCAACAGCGCCCAGGCCGGATTGCCCGCGGCACCGAGGATGGGGTCGAGCGCGTGGTGGCCGGTGATCGCGAGTTGCCGCAGTTGTCGGTGCACGACGACAGTGTGCGTCGCTTCATCGCCCTGGTGGACGAGTGCTACGACCGCAAGGTGCCGCTGTTCATCGACGCCCAGGTGCCGCTGGAGCGCCTGTATACCAACGGTTACCTGGCGTTTCCTTTCCGTCGCACCTTGAGCCGCTTGCAAGAAATGCAGCTGCAGCGCTTCAACTGA
- the pepN gene encoding aminopeptidase N gives MRTEQPKMIYLKDYQAPDYLIEETHLTFELFEDHSLVHAQLVMRRNPERGAGLPPLVLDGQQLELLTVNLGDQELSEADYQLTDSHLTLHPTRETFTVDTSVRIHPETNTALEGLYKSGSMFCTQCEAEGFRKITYYLDRPDVMSTFTTTVIAEQHRYPVLLSNGNPIASGPGEDGRHWATWEDPFKKPAYLFALVAGDLWCVEDSFTTMTQREVALRIYVEPENIDKCQHAMTSLKKSMRWDEETYGREYDLDIFMIVAVNDFNMGAMENKGLNIFNSSAVLARAETATDAAHQRVEAIVAHEYFHNWSGNRVTCRDWFQLSLKEGFTVFRDSGFSADMNSATVKRIQDVAYLRTHQFAEDAGPMAHAVRPDSFIEISNFYTLTVYEKGSEVVGMIHTLLGAEGFRKGSDLYFERHDGQAVTCDDFIKAMEDANGTDLSQFKRWYSQAGTPRLAVSESYDAAAKTYSLTFRQSCPETPDKVEKLPFVIPVELGLLDGQGAGMALRLAGEATAGATSRVISVTEAEQTFTFVDIAEQPLPSLLRGFSAPVKLSFPYNRDQLMFLMQHDSDGFNRWDAGQQLSVQVLQELIGQHQQGQALQMDQRLITALRSVLSDESLDQAMVAEMLSLPGEAYLTEISDVADVDAIHAAREFARRQLADNLHEPLWLRYQANRELSKQTPYVAAAEHFARRALQNIALSYLMLSGKPEVLAATLEQFDTSDNMTERLTALAVLVNSPFEAEKAQALAVFAENFKDNPLVMDQWFSVQAGSPLPGGLERVKALMEHPAFTLKNPNKVRALIGAFAGQNLINFHAADGSGYRFLADLVIQLNAFNPQIASRQLAPLTRWRKYDSARQALMKAELERIRGSGELSSDVFEVVSKSLA, from the coding sequence ATGCGCACCGAACAACCGAAGATGATTTACCTGAAGGACTATCAGGCGCCGGACTACCTGATCGAAGAGACGCACCTGACCTTCGAGTTGTTCGAGGACCACAGCCTGGTCCACGCGCAGCTGGTGATGCGCCGTAACCCTGAGCGTGGCGCCGGCCTGCCGCCGCTGGTACTCGACGGCCAGCAGCTGGAGTTGCTGACCGTCAACCTCGGCGACCAGGAACTGAGCGAGGCTGACTACCAGCTGACGGACAGCCACCTGACCCTGCATCCGACCCGCGAAACCTTCACGGTCGACACCAGCGTGCGCATCCACCCGGAAACCAACACCGCCCTGGAAGGCCTGTACAAATCCGGCAGCATGTTCTGCACCCAGTGCGAGGCCGAGGGCTTCCGCAAGATAACCTATTACCTCGACCGCCCCGACGTGATGAGCACCTTCACCACCACGGTGATCGCCGAGCAACACCGCTACCCGGTGCTGCTCTCCAACGGCAACCCGATTGCCAGCGGTCCCGGCGAAGACGGCCGCCACTGGGCGACCTGGGAAGACCCGTTCAAGAAACCCGCCTACCTGTTCGCGCTGGTGGCCGGTGACCTGTGGTGTGTCGAAGACAGCTTTACCACCATGACCCAGCGTGAAGTGGCACTGCGCATCTACGTCGAGCCGGAAAATATCGACAAGTGCCAGCACGCCATGACCAGCCTGAAAAAATCCATGCGCTGGGACGAAGAAACCTACGGTCGCGAGTATGACCTCGACATCTTCATGATCGTGGCGGTCAACGATTTCAACATGGGCGCCATGGAGAACAAGGGCCTCAATATCTTCAACTCCAGCGCCGTGCTGGCCCGCGCCGAAACCGCCACCGACGCCGCGCACCAGCGGGTCGAGGCCATCGTTGCCCACGAATACTTCCACAACTGGTCGGGCAACCGCGTGACCTGCCGCGACTGGTTCCAGCTGTCGCTGAAGGAAGGCTTTACCGTGTTCCGTGATTCGGGCTTCTCCGCCGACATGAACTCCGCCACGGTCAAACGCATCCAGGACGTGGCCTACCTGCGTACCCACCAGTTCGCGGAAGATGCCGGCCCTATGGCCCATGCGGTGCGCCCGGACAGCTTTATCGAGATCTCCAACTTCTACACCTTGACCGTGTACGAAAAAGGCTCGGAAGTGGTCGGCATGATCCATACCTTGCTCGGCGCCGAAGGCTTCCGTAAAGGCAGCGACCTGTACTTCGAACGCCATGACGGCCAGGCCGTGACCTGCGACGACTTTATCAAGGCCATGGAAGACGCCAACGGTACCGACCTCAGCCAGTTCAAGCGCTGGTACAGCCAGGCCGGTACGCCACGCCTGGCGGTGAGCGAGTCCTACGACGCTGCGGCCAAGACCTACAGCCTGACCTTCCGCCAGAGCTGCCCGGAAACCCCGGACAAGGTCGAGAAACTGCCGTTCGTGATCCCGGTCGAGCTGGGCCTGCTGGACGGGCAGGGCGCGGGCATGGCCTTGCGCCTGGCCGGTGAAGCCACGGCCGGCGCCACGTCCCGTGTGATCTCGGTGACCGAAGCCGAGCAAACCTTCACCTTCGTCGACATCGCCGAACAGCCGTTGCCGTCGCTGCTGCGTGGTTTCTCGGCACCGGTGAAACTGAGCTTCCCGTATAACCGCGACCAACTGATGTTCCTGATGCAGCATGACAGCGACGGCTTCAACCGCTGGGATGCGGGCCAGCAGCTGTCGGTGCAGGTGTTGCAGGAACTGATCGGCCAGCATCAGCAGGGCCAGGCGTTGCAGATGGACCAGCGCCTGATCACGGCCTTGCGCAGTGTGTTGAGCGACGAAAGCCTGGACCAGGCCATGGTTGCGGAAATGCTGTCGTTGCCGGGCGAAGCCTACCTGACGGAAATCAGCGACGTCGCGGACGTGGATGCCATCCACGCCGCGCGTGAGTTTGCGCGCAGGCAACTGGCTGACAACCTGCATGAGCCGCTGTGGTTGCGTTACCAGGCCAACCGCGAACTGTCCAAGCAGACGCCTTATGTGGCGGCGGCCGAGCACTTCGCCCGGCGTGCCTTGCAGAACATCGCGCTGTCGTACCTGATGCTCAGCGGCAAGCCCGAAGTGCTGGCGGCGACCCTTGAGCAGTTCGACACCAGCGACAACATGACCGAGCGCCTGACCGCGCTGGCGGTGCTGGTGAACTCGCCGTTCGAAGCGGAGAAGGCCCAGGCGCTGGCGGTATTTGCCGAGAACTTCAAGGACAACCCTTTGGTCATGGACCAGTGGTTCAGCGTGCAGGCCGGCAGCCCGTTGCCGGGCGGGCTGGAGCGGGTCAAGGCGTTGATGGAGCACCCGGCGTTCACGCTCAAGAACCCGAACAAGGTGCGTGCACTGATCGGCGCGTTTGCCGGGCAGAACTTGATCAACTTCCACGCCGCCGACGGTTCGGGCTACCGCTTCCTGGCGGACCTGGTGATCCAGTTGAATGCGTTCAACCCGCAGATCGCTTCGCGCCAGTTGGCGCCGCTGACCCGCTGGCGTAAATACGACAGCGCGCGCCAGGCGTTGATGAAGGCGGAGCTGGAGCGCATTCGTGGGTCGGGTGAGTTGTCCAGCGATGTGTTCGAGGTGGTGAGCAAGAGTCTTGCTTAA
- a CDS encoding TonB-dependent siderophore receptor: MFAPFTRSMTLTLGLCGAALSPALLAETDPEHTPLELGATNISAEGLGATTEHTGAYTTGSMSTATRLNLSVKETPQSISVITRQQMDDFNLNTLTDVLRQTTGINVQHNDSDRVSYSSRGYGITNFQIDGMLNTFGYMKSDADTIIYDHIEVVRGATGLTTGAGDPSATINMVRKRPTAQWQAKTGVSAGSHDNYYSYVDVGGPLAFDGKLRGRTVLAYRDSQSFRDNYGLQRAVGYGILEGDLSDDTVLAVGFDYQNKQVQGTSWGTVPYWNSEGGKAGLSRSTNMAAHWSSWPLTDKTTFATLDHRLGGDWHVKAAYTHRQSDTDGKVYYGGAGFPNDDRSGMTAWASHMRGTSRMEAVDLNLAGSYALLGREHALMMGYGEATQRDVSPVMRSNLPAGYYTIEDWKYMGGIAKFGDTVTDLKGEHSSKQQKAGYLATRLSLTDRLHAVLGSRYGSWELKSAAPEYNANDQLTATNKTSQTHNDMWTPYAGLLYDLTPEYTVYASYTDIFKPQSLRDANKKYLEPVVGSNYEVGLKGSVLEERLNLAAAYFWSTQDNVAERDDSVERNPTTGEEYYKSGGKGNKVNGFELEAAGEIMPDWNLTAGYTYTHSVNGSGKRNNTGQPLNLLRVSSAYRLPGAWRNLTVGGAVNWQSDIYDWSNRPTGVRVGNTPVTERAKITQQAYTVVNLMSRYQFDEHVSASLNVNNLFDKKYYERVGFYNGVYWGDPRAITLAVDWKL; the protein is encoded by the coding sequence ATGTTCGCGCCTTTTACCCGCTCCATGACCCTCACGCTCGGCCTGTGCGGCGCCGCCCTAAGCCCGGCCCTGCTGGCTGAAACCGACCCTGAACACACCCCGCTCGAACTCGGCGCGACCAACATCTCCGCCGAAGGCCTGGGCGCCACCACCGAACACACAGGCGCCTACACCACCGGCTCGATGAGCACCGCCACCCGCCTGAACCTGTCGGTCAAGGAAACCCCACAATCGATCTCGGTGATCACTCGCCAGCAGATGGATGATTTCAATCTCAACACGTTGACCGACGTGCTGCGCCAGACCACCGGGATCAACGTCCAGCATAACGACTCCGACCGCGTGTCCTATTCCTCCCGCGGCTACGGCATCACCAACTTCCAGATTGACGGGATGCTCAATACCTTCGGCTACATGAAGTCCGACGCCGATACCATTATCTACGACCACATCGAGGTGGTACGCGGTGCCACGGGCTTGACCACCGGCGCCGGCGACCCCTCGGCCACCATCAATATGGTGCGCAAGCGCCCGACGGCCCAATGGCAGGCGAAAACCGGCGTCAGCGCCGGCAGCCATGACAACTATTACAGCTACGTGGACGTGGGCGGCCCGCTGGCGTTCGACGGCAAGCTGCGCGGGCGTACGGTGCTGGCCTACCGTGACAGCCAATCGTTCCGCGACAACTATGGCCTGCAGCGGGCGGTCGGCTACGGCATCCTGGAAGGCGATCTTTCCGACGATACCGTGCTGGCCGTAGGTTTCGATTACCAGAACAAGCAGGTCCAGGGCACCTCATGGGGCACCGTGCCGTACTGGAACAGCGAGGGCGGCAAGGCCGGGCTGTCGCGCTCCACCAATATGGCGGCGCACTGGAGTTCCTGGCCGCTGACGGACAAGACCACCTTCGCAACCCTCGACCATCGGCTGGGCGGCGACTGGCACGTGAAGGCCGCCTACACCCATCGCCAGAGCGACACGGATGGCAAGGTGTACTACGGCGGTGCGGGGTTCCCCAACGATGACCGCAGCGGCATGACCGCCTGGGCCAGCCACATGCGCGGCACATCGAGAATGGAGGCCGTCGACCTCAACCTCGCCGGCAGCTATGCACTGCTGGGCCGCGAACATGCACTGATGATGGGCTATGGCGAGGCCACGCAGCGGGACGTCTCCCCCGTGATGCGCAGCAACCTACCCGCCGGCTATTACACCATCGAAGACTGGAAATACATGGGCGGGATCGCCAAGTTCGGCGACACCGTCACCGACCTCAAGGGCGAGCACAGCAGCAAGCAACAGAAGGCTGGCTATCTGGCCACGCGACTGAGCCTCACCGACCGCTTGCATGCAGTGCTGGGCAGCCGCTATGGCAGTTGGGAACTGAAAAGCGCGGCCCCCGAATACAACGCCAACGACCAACTGACGGCCACCAACAAGACCTCCCAGACCCACAATGATATGTGGACGCCCTACGCCGGCCTGCTCTACGACCTGACGCCGGAGTACACCGTCTACGCGAGCTATACCGACATTTTCAAACCCCAGAGCCTGCGGGATGCCAACAAGAAGTACCTGGAGCCCGTGGTCGGCAGCAACTACGAGGTGGGCCTCAAGGGCAGCGTGCTGGAGGAGCGCCTGAACCTGGCGGCGGCGTATTTCTGGAGCACCCAGGACAACGTCGCAGAGCGGGACGATTCGGTGGAGCGGAACCCGACCACCGGCGAGGAGTACTACAAGTCCGGCGGCAAAGGTAACAAGGTCAACGGCTTCGAATTGGAAGCTGCCGGGGAAATCATGCCCGATTGGAACCTGACGGCCGGCTACACCTACACCCATTCGGTCAACGGCTCGGGCAAACGCAACAACACCGGGCAGCCGCTGAACCTGCTGAGAGTGTCCAGCGCCTACCGTTTGCCGGGGGCATGGCGCAACCTTACGGTCGGCGGCGCGGTGAACTGGCAGAGCGACATTTACGATTGGAGCAATCGACCTACAGGGGTACGCGTCGGCAACACACCGGTGACCGAACGGGCGAAGATCACACAACAGGCATACACGGTGGTCAACCTGATGTCCCGCTATCAATTCGACGAGCACGTCTCAGCGTCGCTTAACGTCAACAACCTGTTCGATAAAAAGTATTACGAACGCGTCGGTTTTTATAACGGCGTGTATTGGGGCGACCCACGCGCCATTACGCTGGCCGTTGACTGGAAGCTTTAA
- a CDS encoding helix-turn-helix transcriptional regulator: MSRTTRLLTLLQALRGKKRPVTAAVLAAQLEVSERTLYRDIAELTALGAPIFGEAGVGYVLRSGLFLPPLMLNAEETEAIVLGLRYVDQRGDDVLSRAAANALAKIADVLDPAAQEALRNPTLLPGPPGFGYPENRVPLDVFREAIRHQDKLHIDYADASQTQSQRLIWPLALGFLNEVRVIVAWCELRGAYRTFRTDRVASAEVVGERYPGRRSDWLRAWRKLMEQNESGPFTPDKN, translated from the coding sequence GTGTCGCGTACCACTCGTTTACTGACGTTGTTGCAGGCCCTGCGAGGCAAGAAACGCCCGGTGACCGCCGCCGTGCTGGCGGCGCAATTGGAAGTGTCCGAGCGTACGCTGTACCGCGACATTGCCGAGTTGACCGCCCTGGGCGCGCCGATTTTCGGCGAGGCCGGGGTAGGGTATGTGCTGCGCAGCGGCCTGTTTTTGCCGCCCTTGATGCTCAACGCCGAAGAAACCGAAGCGATCGTGCTGGGCTTGCGTTATGTGGACCAGCGCGGCGATGACGTGCTCAGCCGTGCCGCCGCCAACGCCTTGGCGAAAATCGCTGATGTGCTCGACCCGGCGGCGCAGGAAGCCTTGCGCAACCCGACGTTGCTGCCCGGCCCGCCAGGGTTTGGCTACCCGGAAAACCGCGTGCCGCTGGATGTATTTCGCGAAGCGATTCGGCATCAGGACAAGTTGCATATCGACTACGCGGATGCCAGCCAGACCCAGAGTCAACGCCTGATCTGGCCCCTGGCCCTGGGGTTTCTCAATGAGGTGCGGGTGATCGTGGCCTGGTGTGAGCTGCGCGGCGCGTATCGCACCTTTCGCACCGACCGCGTGGCGAGTGCCGAGGTCGTCGGCGAACGCTATCCGGGGCGGCGCAGCGACTGGCTGCGGGCCTGGCGCAAGCTGATGGAGCAGAATGAATCCGGGCCGTTCACTCCTGACAAAAACTGA